The DNA window GAAGGCCGATGCGGAAAAGGCGCTGGCGGCAGCCGAAGCGGCCCTCGCCGCCCTGCAGGACAACTGATGGATATCGACGCGGCCTTCGCCGATGCGGGTAGCGTTCTGCTTGACCGCCTCGGCGGCGTCGTGACCATCGCGCCCTGGGCCGATGGCAAGATGTCGGGCGGCCCCGATGCCCTGCGGACCGAACTCGTCGACGTGCCGGCCTTCTTCGACCGCAATCCCGACCTGACCCAGATCGGCGGCGGCAACGACGTCGCCATGCGTGCGAAGGCGATGACGGACGGGCCGACGGTCACCCTGCGGCTCGCCGACCTTGGCCATGTGCCGCGCGAGGGCGACCGGCTGCTGAGGGTCGATCCCGACAGCGGCGCGCGCGAGCACTACCGGATCAGCCGGATCGGCAACGACATGCCTGGCTGGCTGATCCTCTACCTCTCGCCCGTGAAGATGTGAGGCTGGCGCCTTGAGCATCATTCGCCAACTCATCCAGATCGCGGCGGTCGAGGCCCTGCGCGACATGACGATCGCGACCGACCACGTCTTTGCCGGCAGCATGGATTCGCTGCCCGGGCTCCTGAAAGACGAACGCAGGGCGGTGCTGGTCGTCTCGATCGAGGAGGGCGAGCAGAAGGGCCGGATCCAGAGCGAGCGCGGTCTCTTCGGCCGCGACACGGTTCTGAAGCTCTTCGTGCAGGCAGTGGTGGCCGTTGGAACGGAGGATATCGTCAAGGGCGAGACGGTGATCGTCGCCGCGCTCGGCGAGACCGACGCCGCTTATGAGGCGCTCCTCAACATCCTCGACCGGCAATGGCGCCAGGTCCTGACGGTCAGCGAGACGCCGTGGGCGCTCGTCTTCCGTGGGCTCGTGATGGCCTTCGGCGAGATCAAGGATGCCCGGGCCTCCGATCCGGAGACCGGCACGAAGCATGCCGCCCGCTACACGCTGGCGGAGATCGAGGTGCTCGACGAGCCGTTGCCAGGGTCGATCCCGGCGCCGGTCGAGGCCGGCCTCATCCTCATGGAGGCGGACGGCGACGAGGGCTATGGCGAGGTCGTGCGCGTCTTCCGGGCTCTGCTTTCCGAGGGCGCCGATTGGGCCGACTGGCGCAAGACGCAGGCGCTGCTCGGGCTCGATCGGGATCGTCTTCTGGCTCTCGGGCTCGGCCCGCTCGCCGAGGACGAGGACCGCACGACGCCGCCGCTTGCCGATGGCGCGGTCCTGGTCGTGGACGGCGCGGAGGAGGTCGCCCCATGATCGAAGCCATCATCGACATGCGAACCGATATCGAGATGCTGAAGACCGCCTTCGGCAACGCGATGAAGGTCGGCACGGTTGCCGTCGTCGACGCCGAGCAGGGCTATCGCATCCGCTATGGCGAGGACGACGAAGGCGAGCCCTATCTCTCGCCCTTCCTGCCGCATCCCGAATCCGGCGGGGCGACCTCGACCTGGGCGCCGCTCTCGGTCGGCCAGGTCGTCGGCGTCGTCTCGCCGAACGGCGACCCGCGCCAGGGCGTCCTCCTGCGCGGCGGCTTCGGCGGCGACAACGCGGCGCCGTCGAGCGATCTGGAAGCCCATGTCGTTGAGGCCTTCGGCGTCCGGATGACCATGAAGGGCGGCAAGCTGACGATTGACGGCGACGTGACGATCAACGGCTCGGTCGCGGCCGTCGGCGCGAGCGTGACGCACAACGACACCAACATCGGCGACAGCCACGTCCATGGCGGCATCGCGATCGGCGTCAACGACACCCAGACGCCGCACTGATGAAGGGACCTCACTGATGACGACAGAGAGCTACCGGGTGCGCGACGGCTATGCCTACGTCAACGGCGCTCCGGTGCCTGCCAGCCGGATCGTGGATCTGACCGAGGCCGAGGCCCGTTTCGACCTCGACCGGGGCCGGATCGACAAGGTGCCCGCGAAGGCCCGGCGCCGGAAGGCCGCAGCCGAGGCGGGAGAGGCCCAGGCAGGAGAGGCCGAGGGCTGATGGCGGGCTTCGACCGGCGCACCGGCCAGATGATCGGCAACCTTGAGCATGCCTACCAGGGCGTCGAGGTGATCATGACGACGCGGATCGCCGAGCGCCTCATGCTGCGCGAGTTCGGGGGCGGCGTTGCCGAACTGCTCGGCCGTGCCGTGACGCCGTCCCTCTTCCTTGTCTGGCGCCAGCTTATCGCGACGGCGATCGACCTTTGGGAGCCGCGCTTCCGGGTGCGGTCCGTCACGGTGTCGTCGAGCGCCGGCGAGGCCCGGCTCGGCACGATCGCGCTTTCGATCTTCGCCGACTATCGCCCCTATGCCCACCTGCCGAAGACAGACAGCCGCTATTCGCTGAAGGTGGACCGCACGGTCACCTTCGGCGTCGGCATCGCGTCCGGCAATGTCACCGTCGGGACCATGGTATGACGCGCTTTGTTGCCCCGGACCTTTCCGCCCTCGGCGGCCTGCCGCTGACCGAGACGGGCTTTGCCGCACTCGAGGCGAGCCGCAGCGCCTACCTCAAGGCGGCGCTGGCCCTCTACGGCATCGACTACGATGTCGAGGCACTTGAGACCGACCCGCTGCGGATCGCCTTCTCCGAGGGCGGCGCCTACCAGGAGCAGCTTGTCGACCAGCGCATCAACGAGGCGATGTCGGCGCTCTCGCTGGCGACCGCAACGGGCGCCGCGCTCGACCATATCGCGGCGACCTATTACGGCATCTCGCGCCAGTCGACGACGGACGGCGACGGGCTCGTCACCTTCGAGAGCGATGCCCGCTTCCGCGCCCGCATCGCCCTCGCACCGGAGGCCTTCTCGACCGCCGGTCCCGAAGGCGCCTATGACTTCCACGCCCTCGAACTCGACGGCTTGCCGGACCTTTCCGACGTTGCGACCTATTCTGAAGAAGACGGCGCAACCTATTCCGATGCCGTGCTGTTCGCCGATGCCTACTCGCGCGGCCAGCGGACAACGGCCTTTGCCGGTCGGGCGAACGGCGACCCGGTGCTGGCGCCGGAAGTCCTGCTCGTCGTCCTGCCTGGGACCGACTACGGCGCCGCCGACCAGGCGCTGATCGACCGGGTCTACGATGCGGTGACCTCCGAAGAGGTTCGCCCGATCGGGGACAACGTGCGGATCGAGGCGGCCGAGGTCGTCGACTATACGGTCGAGATGACCGTGGCCTATGCGGCCGGCGCCGATCCCGCACCGATGATCGCTGAGGTCGAGGCCAAGATCGCCGCCTACGCCGCCAAGCGCCGCCGTGTCGGCTTCACGGCCGAGCGGCTCGGGCTCGGCGGCTGCGGCTATGTCTCCGGCGTCGAGGCGGTGACCCTGACGAGCCCGGCGGCCGACGTCGGCGGCGGGTCCAAGCAGGCCCCGAACTGCACCGCGATCACCGTGACGGCCGTCCAGGCCGCGGGCACCTGGGCCTGACGATGCCCGATCCGATCATTGATGCGCAGGTGACGGCTGCAGCGGCCGTCGCCGAAGCGCTGCTGCCGATCAGCGCGATGCCGCTTGAAAAGGCGATCCTTGCCGCCGAACTCGCCCGGCTTGGCACCTACACGCCCGAGACGATCGCGACGATCTGGAATCCGGCGACCTGTCCGGCCGTGCTGCTGCCCTGGCTTGCCTGGGCGGTCAGCGTCGACGTCTGGGATGCGGCCTGGCCGGAGAGCATCCAGCGCGCGGTGATCGCCGCGGCGCCGGGTGTGCATCGGATCAAGGGCGCCCGCAAGGCGCTCACGAGTGCGCTCGCCGCGATGACCGTCGACTGCCAGATCACCGAATGGTGGCAGCGCGAGCCCGTCGGCCGGCGCGGCACCTTCGACGTGATCGCCTTCGCCCGCACTAGCCTCTACGACGACGCCCGCCTGCTCGATGCCAAGACCATCGCCGCGATCGACCAGACGATCCGGCGCGCCAAGCCGAAGAGCCGCGTCTACACGCTGGCGGTCGGCGCGCTCGCCGCGGGCTCGATCGGCGTCTCCGGGACGGCCACCGCCGAACTGAGGGGGCGGGTCGACGCCCGCGCCGGCTTCCGTCCGAAGCGCACCATCACCCTCGGGCTCGCCGCCACCGGCACAGCCCAGATCCACGTCCGACTTGACATGAGGGCCACATGACTGCCGCCGCGCTGCAAATGACCATCACGACGGCGGGGCTTGCCGCCGTCATCGCCGCCCAGGGCGACGGGCTCCAGGCGACGATCACCGAGATCGCCGTCGGCAAGGGCATCGCCTCGGCTGGCGGCTTCGTCGGATACGAGCCCGCCGAGACGGCTACCGCACTCGTCTCGGAAACCGCTCGCGTGCCGCTCATCTCCGGTCAGGTGCTCGCCGACGAAGGATTCCGGGTCCAGGCGCAGGTGCCTGCGACCGAAGACGTCTACACGATCCGCGAGATCGGCGTCTTCCTGAGTGACGGCACGCTGCTCGCGGTCTGGTCGGACCCGACCCGCCTTGTCGCCGCGACCAGCCCGCTCGCCGACATCAACTTTGCGGTCGACCTGCATCTGGAAGCCCTGCCGCTGGACGCACTGGCGATCACCGTCCTGGAGCCGGACATCCCGGACCTGACGGCGGTGCTCGCTGAACTGCTGGCTGCTGCGACCCGAAATCACATCGCCAACATTGACCTTGACCAGCGCTGCCGCGCGGCGGGGATTTAAGGAGAGACCTTAATGGTTACAGCCGCAGAATCACTCATCGACGGGGCGACCGCGCTCAACGATGCCGTCGCTGCCTATACCGCGCTCACCGACGCCATCCAGGACAAACTTGACTTGCTCGCCGACTGGCAGATCGCCGCAGCGACCACAGTCACGATCGGCGTCGACTACGACACCATCCAGGAGGCCTGGGACGCGTTCAAGTTCAAGCAGTTGAATGCGGACGTGATCATTCAGGTGCCGGACGGCGACCACTATATCGAACCGACCTTGCTGGCCGATGCCCCCTTCGGCGCCCGCATCCATGTTCGCGGCAATCTCGCCAACCCGGCGGCCTGCCGGCTGATCGCGACATGGACGATCGGCGCGGCGCTGCCCTATGTCATCTCGGTCGAGCGCTGCGTTGCCGAGGTTTCCGGCTTCCGGCTCCTCGGCAATGGGCCTTACAAGGTCGCCTGCGGGCTGAAGGTCGGAACGGCCGCCGTTGTGTCCAGCGCGGACGGCTCGATCGAGGTCGACGGCTGCACCGCCGGCATTCAGGCAACGCAGGGCGCCACCTATGTCGGCCATCAGCCGGTGATCACCGGCTGCGTGCGCTCGATCGAGGGCTATGACGGCGCAAGGCTCTACGCCAACGACCCGGATATCACGGGCCTCGGCAAGGCCTGGATTGACCCGACCTCCGGCGACCGGAGCTACGGCATTTATGGTTCGCAGTCGGCCGTCGTCGTCTGCCGGGGTGCCACGGTCAGCGCGTGCCAGATCGGCGCGCTTTCGGCCTGGTCGGCCTTCCTGATCGTCAACAAGATCACGGTCGACGATTGTTATACGGGCGTTGCTGGCGATCGCGGCGGCTATCTGCGCGCCGGTCCCTCCGACGATCTGACCCAGCCGGCCACGATCACCAACTGCGACAATGGCATGACCTCCAACAACCTCGCGGTCCTGGAGGCGCCCAACGCCGTCGTCGACAGTTGCGTCGTCGGATATCAGGCCGCCGACCTCGCGCGCCTGATGGCGCCGGACAGCACCGCCACGAACTGCTCCAGCTTCGGTTATGCCGCCTACACCAATGCGGTGGTCACGGCGGAGAGGTCGCTGGCGAACGCCGCCGGCAACGGCACCAACTACAACCTTTCCAGCGGCACGCCCGGAGCCACCGGCGGCCTCCTCACCTACAGCTAAGAGGAAGAGCAGACCATGCCAGACATCCAGCCCCCGCGCGCCGATCTGCGCGATGCCATCCAGCGCGAAGCGGGCGACCTCCAGACCCTCTTCGGCACGACGTCGGACGGCGCCCTGGCGCTGGCGCTCACCGTTGCCCGCATGGCGCGGGCGATGTCCGGCGGCAGCACCATTGCCGAGATGAAAGCGGCGGCAAGCGATGCCGACGCAATCCTCGGCCCGCTGCTCGATGCCGTCGACGGCGGAACGGTCGTCACGACCTATTCGGCCAAGGGGCTCGACGAGGCGGCGGTCTTCACCGAGGTCGGGACCCGGGCAACCGCCGTCGCTGGCGTTCTGGCTAACGGCCAGTAGACCTCCGCAATCCCTGACATCCACCGGCGGCATCCCGGTTGCCGCATAAGCTTTTCGCAAAACCGGTTCCCACTTTTGCGGCTCATGCGTGAGCCGCTTTTTTTATGCCCGACGCCGGGCTGCAGGAGACCACCATGACCACACCCACTTTCGGGATGACCTTCACCCGGCCGGACGGCGAGGTGACATCGGTCCTCGATCCGGACTTCTCCAAGGCGCTGATCATCGAATCCTCGGAGGATGCCGATGCGGCCAAGTATCCGGTCGGGACGCCGGTGCGCATCTCGACCAGCGACACCGATGCGGTCGGCAAGCTCGGGACCGGCTATCTCGCCGACGCGGTCTCCGGCATCAACGCCCAGCTTGTCGGCCTCAATGCCGGCGCCGATGTGATCATCCTGCGCGTTGCCGAGGGCGCGGACGTCCAGGAGACGTCGGCCAATATCGTCGCGGCACTCGCGACGGTCGGCACCATTCCGAGCATCGTCAACGCGACGCCGCGGCTGATCTATGCGGGACGCACCGACTGGCAGGCCGATGCGCAGACCGCCAACCCGGTCGTTGCCGCGTTGCCTGCGGCCTGCGAGACGCTGCTCGCCATCGCGGTCGTCGATGTCGACGACACCAGCGCGGCAACCGCGATCGCCGCCCGCGAGACCATGTCCTCGCAGCGGCTCATGCCGGTCGGCGTCGCGGCCCGGGTCTACGAGGGCGTCAACCTCGTCACCCGGCCGATGGCGCCGCGCATCCTCGGCCTCTTCATGGCGGTCGACAACAACATGGCCGGCATTCCATCGGACCCGATCGCCAACCGGGCGATCCAGGGCCTTGCCGGGTTGTCGCGCAAAATTCCCTTCTCGCTGCTCGACGGCTCGACCGAGGGCCAGCAGATGCTGGCGGCCAACGTCTCGATCGTGGTGCAGGGCGAGACGGGCGTCGACGGCGCGGCCTCCGATGGCGGCTTCAGCTTCATCGGCACCGACAATGCCGACACGGGCACGACCTGGGAGCAGATCCACCAGGTGCGCATGGCCGACTTCGTGACCGCGAAGATGGCCGGCATCACCCGCGACTTTCTCGGCCAGAAGATCACGGCCGACATGGTCGAGGCCTGGCTCAACAGCCTCAAGTCGCCGCTGCGCGACTACAAGGCCGACAACGCGCTCCTCGGCTACGACGTCAAGTTCCTGCCCTCGCAGAACTCGGCCGCCGACATCCGGCTCGGCACCCTGCAGGTCAACCTCGGCATCGAGCCGTGCCCGGCCTTCAAGCTCGCCAAGCACGAGATCA is part of the Hartmannibacter diazotrophicus genome and encodes:
- a CDS encoding phage baseplate assembly protein V, which codes for MIEAIIDMRTDIEMLKTAFGNAMKVGTVAVVDAEQGYRIRYGEDDEGEPYLSPFLPHPESGGATSTWAPLSVGQVVGVVSPNGDPRQGVLLRGGFGGDNAAPSSDLEAHVVEAFGVRMTMKGGKLTIDGDVTINGSVAAVGASVTHNDTNIGDSHVHGGIAIGVNDTQTPH
- a CDS encoding GPW/gp25 family protein encodes the protein MAGFDRRTGQMIGNLEHAYQGVEVIMTTRIAERLMLREFGGGVAELLGRAVTPSLFLVWRQLIATAIDLWEPRFRVRSVTVSSSAGEARLGTIALSIFADYRPYAHLPKTDSRYSLKVDRTVTFGVGIASGNVTVGTMV
- a CDS encoding baseplate assembly protein, which produces MTRFVAPDLSALGGLPLTETGFAALEASRSAYLKAALALYGIDYDVEALETDPLRIAFSEGGAYQEQLVDQRINEAMSALSLATATGAALDHIAATYYGISRQSTTDGDGLVTFESDARFRARIALAPEAFSTAGPEGAYDFHALELDGLPDLSDVATYSEEDGATYSDAVLFADAYSRGQRTTAFAGRANGDPVLAPEVLLVVLPGTDYGAADQALIDRVYDAVTSEEVRPIGDNVRIEAAEVVDYTVEMTVAYAAGADPAPMIAEVEAKIAAYAAKRRRVGFTAERLGLGGCGYVSGVEAVTLTSPAADVGGGSKQAPNCTAITVTAVQAAGTWA
- a CDS encoding phage tail protein I, producing MPDPIIDAQVTAAAAVAEALLPISAMPLEKAILAAELARLGTYTPETIATIWNPATCPAVLLPWLAWAVSVDVWDAAWPESIQRAVIAAAPGVHRIKGARKALTSALAAMTVDCQITEWWQREPVGRRGTFDVIAFARTSLYDDARLLDAKTIAAIDQTIRRAKPKSRVYTLAVGALAAGSIGVSGTATAELRGRVDARAGFRPKRTITLGLAATGTAQIHVRLDMRAT
- a CDS encoding phage tail protein, with the protein product MTAAALQMTITTAGLAAVIAAQGDGLQATITEIAVGKGIASAGGFVGYEPAETATALVSETARVPLISGQVLADEGFRVQAQVPATEDVYTIREIGVFLSDGTLLAVWSDPTRLVAATSPLADINFAVDLHLEALPLDALAITVLEPDIPDLTAVLAELLAAATRNHIANIDLDQRCRAAGI
- a CDS encoding phage tail sheath family protein, with amino-acid sequence MTTPTFGMTFTRPDGEVTSVLDPDFSKALIIESSEDADAAKYPVGTPVRISTSDTDAVGKLGTGYLADAVSGINAQLVGLNAGADVIILRVAEGADVQETSANIVAALATVGTIPSIVNATPRLIYAGRTDWQADAQTANPVVAALPAACETLLAIAVVDVDDTSAATAIAARETMSSQRLMPVGVAARVYEGVNLVTRPMAPRILGLFMAVDNNMAGIPSDPIANRAIQGLAGLSRKIPFSLLDGSTEGQQMLAANVSIVVQGETGVDGAASDGGFSFIGTDNADTGTTWEQIHQVRMADFVTAKMAGITRDFLGQKITADMVEAWLNSLKSPLRDYKADNALLGYDVKFLPSQNSAADIRLGTLQVNLGIEPCPAFKLAKHEIRRYAPAVDALVAEIVANFN